A stretch of DNA from Rathayibacter sp. VKM Ac-2762:
CGGCCCGGAGGTACTCGGCCTGCCGCCAGGTCGCCAGGGCGGTCGCGAGCCGGCCGCCGACCCCGACCAGGAGGACCGGCGCGCCCGGGCGGGCCAGCGCCGCGGCGTTCGACCAGGTGCGGAGCGCGTCGTCGGCGACCCGCAGGCTCTCGCGGGCCAGCATCCGCTCGCCGTCCAGCAGCAGGACGGCGTGGTAGCCGCCGTCGGCCCGCGGCTCCGCCCCGCGCGTGGCCACGACGAGCGCGGGCTCGTCGGGGAGGGTGAGCACGGGGCGCTGCCCGTCGGCGACGATCACCTTGGCACCCGGGAAGGCGCGTCCGAGCTCCTCCGCGGTGCGGCCCGCGCCGAGGGAGACGAGGCGCAGAGCCGTCGCCTCGCAGACGGAGCAGGTCCAGTCGGCCGCGATCAGGCCGCACCAGCCGCAGCTCGGCCGCCCGCCCTCGGAGTGCACGCCGAGCGGACCCTGGCAGCGGTTGCAGCGTGCGACGGTCCGGCAGCGGGCGCAGGCGACCACCGGCGCGTAGCCGGGGCGCGCGACCTGGACGAGCACGGGACCGGAGTCGAGGGCCTTCCGCGCCTCCCGCCAGGCGGAGGAGGGGATGCGCGCTGCCGCGTCGTGCTCGTCGGCCGCCCACTGCTGGGCGGTCGGCACGACGTGCGGGCGGCGGCTCGGCCGCGGCTCCACCTCGGTCGCGAAGCCGATCTCGACGAGCCGCTCGACCTCGACCGTGCGCGTGTTGCCGAGCAGGACGAGGCCGGCGCCGCTCTGCTCCTGCCGCACCAGGGCGACGTCGCGCGCGTGCGCGTAGGGCGCGAGCGGCTCGGCGAAGAGCGGATCGCCGTCGTCCCAGAGCGCGATCAGGCCGAGGGCGGAGGAGGGCGCATAGAGGACGGAGCGGTTGCCGACGACGACCCGCGGCCCGGGATCGAGGCAGCGGACGAAGGCGGAGTAGCGCTCGGCGCCCTTCTGCCGCGCATCGAGGCGCACCACCGCCTCCGCGGGGACGAGGGCGGCGAGAGCGAGCTCCAGCTGCTCCTGGTCGCGGTAGTCGGGGACGGCCAGGATCGCGTCGCGGCCCGCGGCGAGCGCGTCCCGGGCGAGCTCGGCGAGCGTGACGGCCCAGCCGCCGACCCACGCGCCCGAGTCGAGCCTCACCGGAGCCGGCACGGCGCCGACCGCCAGCCGGGCCCCCTCGGCGAGTCCAACGAAGGAGGCGTCGGGGTAGCCCGTCACGCCGCCCGCCTCGACCGCGGGCGCCGCAGGAGCGGGACCCGCGGCGAGTCGCGCCTTCTCGACGCGGACGTGGCGGCGCGGCACGGCCAGGCGCAGCACGTCGCTCGCGCCCCCGGAGGCGCGGTCGGCCACCCGGCGGGCGAGGGCCCAGACCTCCGGGGTCAGCACGACGAGCGGCGAGACCAGCTCCTCGATGCCGCTGAGCGCTCCGGCGTGCTCGGTCCCCTCCCCCGTCTCGACGACGAACGCGTCGGCGATCCGGCCTCCGGTCCGCAACGGCACCCGCACGCGCACGCCGGGGACCACCTCGCCGCGCAGCTCCTCCGGCACCGCGTAGTCCAGGAGCCGGTCGAGCTGCGGGAGGGGCGAGTCCAGGAGCACGCGCGCGACGGCTCCGCTCGTCGCCATCGCCGCCGCGCCCGCTACGAGAGGCCCGCGGCGGAGCGCAGGTCGTCGACCCGGTCGAGGCGCTCCCAGGTGAAGTCGGGGAGCTCCCGGCCGAAGTGGCCGTAGGCCGCGGTCTGCGCGTAGATCGGGCGGAGCAGGTCGAGTGCGTGGATGATCGCGGCCGGGCGCAGGTCGAAGACCGAGCGGATCGCCTCGGTGATCGTCTCGTCGGAGACGGTGCCGGTGCCGAAGGTCTCGACGTAGAGGCCGACCGGGGCCGCCTTGCCGATGGCGTAGGCGACCTGCACCTCCAGCCGCGAGGCGAGCCCCGCGGCGACCGCGTTCTTGGCGACCCACCGCATGGCGTAGGCGGCCGAGCGGTCCACCTTCGACGGGTCCTTGCCCGAGAACGCGCCACCGCCGTGGCGGGACGCTCCGCCGTAGGTGTCGACGATGATCTTGCGGCCGGTGAGCCCGGCGTCGCCCTGAGGGCCGCCGATCTCGAAGCGGCCCGTCGGGTTGATCAGCAGGCGCACGGCGGAGGAGTCGAGGTCGACCGTCTCGAGGACGGGGCGGATGACGTGCGCCGCGATGTCCGCGTGGATCGTCTCGGTGCTGACGTGCTCGGCGTGCTGGGTGGACAGGACGACGGTGTCGATGGTGGACGGCGTCGTGCCGTCGTAGCCGATGGTGACCTGGGTCTTGCCGTCGGGTCGGAGGTAGTCGAGCTCGCCCGACTTGCGGACGGCGGCCAGGCGCTCGGCGAGGCGGTGCGAGAGCCAGCTCGGCAGCGGCATGTACTCGGGGGTCTCGTCGGTCGCGAAGCCGAACATCAGGCCCTGGTCGCCCGCGCCCTGGCGGTCGAAGGCGTCCTCGCCCGCCTCGGAGGAGCGGACCTCGAGCGCCGTGTCGACGCCCGCCGCGATCTCGGGCGACTGCTGGCCGATCGAGACCGAGACGCCGCAGGAGCGGCCGTCGAAGCCCTTCTCCGAGGAGTCGTAGCCGATCTCGACGATCGTGTCGCGCACGATCTTGGGGATCTCGACGTAGCCGCTCGTGGAGACCTCGCCCGCGACGTGCACGAGCCCCGTCGTGACCAGCGTCTCGACGGCGACCCGGCTGTGCGGGTCCTCGCGGAGCAGGGCGTCGAGGATGCGGTCCGAGATCTGGTCGCAGATCTTGTCCGGGTGGCCCTCGGTGACGGACTCGGAGGTGAACAGGCGGAGGGGACCGGAGGTCATGCTTCTCTTCTCGTCCCGGCTCGTGCGGACCGGGGTCGTTCGTACCGGGAGTGGCCTGGCGGGCGCGATGCCGGGCGGCAGGCGATCGGCGCCTGGGCGGGCGGACCGGCGGGGCTAGCGCACGACCGCGTCGAGGACGCGATCGGCCACCTCCGCCTTGCTGCCCGAGGCCTCGCCAACTATATCGCCGGCCCGATCGAGGACCACGACGGCGTTGCTGTCGCTCTGGAAACCCTCGGCCCAGCCCACCCTGTTGAGGACGAGCAGGTCGCAGCCCTTGCGGGCGATCTTGGCACGGCCGAGCGCGAGCATCGCGTCCCGGTCCGGCTCGGTCTCCGCGGCGAAGCCGACGACGATCTGCCCCTCCCGCCGGGAGGCGGAGATCTCGGCGAGGACGTCCGGGTTCTTGACGAGCTCGAGGACGAGACGGTCGCCCTGCTGCTCCTTCTTGATCTTCGCGTCGGCGACCGCGGCGGGCCGGTAGTCGGCGACGGCCGCGGCCATGATCACGACGTCCGCGCCGGTGGCCGCGGCGAGGGCGGCCTCGCGCAGCTCGAGCGCGGTGCCCACCGGGAGGACCGTGACGCCCTCCGGCGCCGGCACGTCGAGGTTCGCGGCGAGGAGGGTGACCTCCGCGCCCCGGGCCGCAGCGGCCAGCGCGAGCGCGACGCCCTGCCTGCCGCTGGAGCGGTTGCCGACGAAGCGCACCGGGTCGAGGGGCTCGCGGGTGCCGCCGGCGGTCACGAGGACGCGCACGCCCGCGAGGTCGCGGCGGGCGGAGGCGGAGCGGGCGTGGACGGCGAGGGCCTCCGCCACGATCGTCTCGGGCTCCTCCATGCGGCCGGGGCCCGAGTCGGCGCCGGTGAGGCGGCCGACCGCGGGGCCGACGACGTGCACGCCGCGGGAGCGGAGCACCGCCGTGTTCGCGACGGTGGCGGCGTTCGCCCACATCTCGGTGTGCATCGCGGGGGCGACCACGAGCGGGGCGGTGCTCGCGAGCACCGTGTTGCCGAGCAGGTCGTCGGCGAGGCCGGCGGCGAGCTTGGCGAGCGTGTGCGCCGTCGCGGGCGCGATCACGATGAGGTCGGCGGCCTGGCCGATGGCCACGTGCCGGACCTCGGCGACGCCCTCGTAGAGCTCGGTGTGCACCGGGTTCCGCGAGATGGCCTCGAGGGTGGGCTTGCCGACGAAGCGCAGCGCGGCCTCGGTCGCGACGACGTGCACGTCGTGCTCCGCGAGGACCAGCGCGCGGACGACTCCGACGGCCTTGTACGCGGCGATGCCGCCGGTGATGCCGACGACGACGTTGAGCCGTCGGCCGGCCTCGAGAGAGGAGCCCACCCGGAGGGGACTACTCGGCGAGGGGCTTGGCGACGAGCTTGTCCTCGTTGATCTCGTGCAGTGCGACCGAGAGGGGCTTGTCGTCGATGGTGGAGTCGACCAGCGGGCCGACGTTGTCGAACAGGCTGCCCTCGTGGAGGTCGGCGTAGTAGTCGTTGATCTGGCGGGCGCGCTTGGAGGCGAAGATCACCAGCGCGTACTTGGAGTCGACCTTCGAGAGGAGCTCGTCGATGGGCGGGTCGATGATGCCGAGGTTGTTGGCCATGGGTGTCTCCTTGCAGGCGCATCAGCGCCGATCTGCGGCTCCGGAGCAACACGGCGCGCGGGCTCCGAGGGGCGTGTGCCCGGTGGGACCCGGGGCGTCGGCCCGGAGGTGGTCGGTGGCCCGGTGTCAGCGGCCCGGGTCAGCGGGCGCGCCGTCGGCACGAGGCGACATCAATTCTACGACCTCGCGGGCCGCTTCGGGCACGGTGCTGTTGACGACGGCGAAATCGAACTCGTCCTGCGCGGCCAGCTCCACCTTCGCGGTGGCCAGGCGGCGCTCCTGCTCCTCCGCGCTCTCGGTGCCGCGGCCGACCAGGCGGCGGACCAGCTCGTCCCAGCTCGGCGGCAGGAGGAAGACCAGCCGCGCGTCCGGCATCCGCTCGCGCACCTGGCGGGCACCCTGGATGTCGATCTCGAGCATCACCTGGCGGCCCTGCTCCAGCGCGGCGTCGATGGGGCCGCGGGGCGTCCCGTAGCGGTGCGCGTTGTGGACGACGGCGTACTCGAGGAACTCCCCCGCCGCGACCATCCGGTCGAACTCGGCGTCGTCGACGAAGTAGTAGCTGACGCCGTTCACCTCGCCCGGACGCGGGGCCCGGGTGGTGGCCGAGACCGAGAGCAGGACGTCCGGGTAGTTCTCGCGGATGTAGGTCGACACGGTGCCCTTGCCGACCGCAGTCGGACCGGCGAGGACGAGCAGGCGGTTGCGGCCGGGGCGGCGCTGCCGCGACTCCCGCTCCTCGAGGAACGACGCCAGGCCCTCGACCTGGCGCCGGCCGAGGCCGCCGAGGCGCTTCGACTCGGCGATCCGCAGCTGGTCCATCACCCGGGGCGTCTTCACCACGCCGAGTGCGGGCACCGCGCGGAGCAACTCGCTGACGCGCATCCGCCCCTCGACTCCGAGCGGCTCGGCCTGGGCCGCCGCGAGCACGGCGGTCGCGGGGCGGCGTCCGGCGGCGACGGCCTTCTTGACGGCGGCGCGGGCACGGCGCGCCGCGATCGCGGCCTCGGAGGCGGCGCGCCGGTCCACCTCGGGCGGCGAGGGACGGCGCACGGCCTCCGGGCGCGAGGAGGCGCCGGGATCGGGGCTGACGGTTTCAGCGGACAAGGGTCTCCTGGATGTCGGTCGCGCGGCGGGTGATCTCGGCCGCGATCCCCGAGGGGCCGGCGCCGAGCACGCTCCGCGACTCGCTGATGATGGTGGCGGCGCTCAGCGCGCCGAACAGCCGCTGCGCGTCCGCGACGGCCGCGCCCTGGTGGCCGAAGCCGGGCGCGAGCACCGGGAGTGCGGGGTGCAGCGGCTCGTCGATGCCGATGCCGAAGTCGCCCAGGGCGACCGTGGCGCCGAGCACCACGCCGACCGAGCCGATCGACGCGCGAGCGTGAGCGTCGTTCCAGGATGCCACGTCCGCCACGACCGCGCGTGCCACGGTGGATCCCGCCCGGTCGCCGTCCTGCACGAGAGCGCGCTGCACGGGACGGGCCTCGGGGTTGGAGGTGGCTGCGAGGACGAACACGCCCTTGCCCGCCTCCTCGGCGAGGGTCAGCATCCCCTCGAGGGAGCCGAGCCCCTGGTAGGCCGCGGCGGTCATGGCGTCCGCCTCGAGCGGCGAGCCCGGCCGGAGCCACGCCTCGGCGTAGGCGGTGACGCTCGTGCCGATGTCGCCGCGCTTGACGTCGGCGATCACCAGCAGTCCGGCCTCGCGGGCGTCGGCGAGCACGCGCTCGAGCGCGGCGTAGCCCGCCGAGCCGTGCCGCTCGAAGAACGCGATCTGCGGCTTCACCACGCCCACGCGGCCGGCCGCCGCCTCGACGACCGTGCGGCCGAAGCTCTCGAGTCCGGCTGCGTCGTCGGCGAGGCCCCACGCGTCGAGCAGGTACGCGTGCGGGTCGATCCCGACGCAGAGCCGGCCGTGCGCGGCGAACGCCGCCTCGAGGCGCGAGCCGAAGGAGGCGGTGCCCGCCGCGCCGCCGCTCACGCGGTGCGCTCCGCGCGGCGCAGGGCGTAGTCCTGCAGGCTCGTCACCTCGAAGGGCTCGTTCGCCGCGTCGAGCGAGGCGACCGCGGCCGCGAGCTGGGCGATCGTGGTGAACAGCGGCTTGTCCGCGGCGACCGCGGCGGCGCGGATCTCGTAGCCGTCGGCGCGGGTCGCTCCTCCGCTGGGCGTGTTGATCACCACGTCGACCTCGTCGCGGGCGATCAGCTCGACGATGGAGGGCGCGTCGCCCTCGGCGGTCTCGCTGTACTTGCGGACCACGCGGGCCTGGATCCCGTTGCGGTTCAGCACCTCGGCCGTGCCCTCGGTCGCGAGGATGTCGAAGCCGAGCTGGCGCAGGCGCAGCGCGGGCAGGACGATCGAGCGCTTGTCGCGGTCGGCGACCGAGATGAAGACGGTCCCGCTCGCCGGCATGCCGCCGTACGCGGCGTCCTGGCTCTTCGCGAAGGCGCGCGGGAAGTCGCGGTCGATCCCCATGACCTCGCCGGTGGAGCGCATCTCGGGCCCGAGCAGCGAGTCGACGATCTGGCCCTCCTTGGTGCGGAAGCGCTTGAACGGCAGGACCGCCTCCTTCACCGCGATGGGAGAGTCCATCGGGACGTCGGAGCCGTCGCGCTCGGGCAGCAGGCCCTCGGCCTTCAGCGCGGCGATGGTCTCGCCCACCATCAGGCGCGACGCGGCCTTCGCGAGCGGGATGCCCAGCGCCTTCGACACGAACGGCACGGTGCGCGAGGCCCGGGGGTTCGCCTCGAGCACGTAGAGCACGCCCTGGCCGATCGCGAACTGGACGTTCAGCAGTCCCCGGACGCCGACGCCCTTAGCGATCGCGAGGGTCGCCTCCCGCACCTGGTCGATCTGCCGGCGGCCGAGCGTCACCGGCGGGAGCGTGCACGCCGAGTCGCCGGAGTGGATGCCGGCCTCCTCGATGTGCTCCATCACGCCGCCGATGTAGAGCTGCTCGCCGTCGAAGAGCGCGTCGACGTCGATCTCGATCGCGTCGTCGAGGAAGCGGTCCACCAGCAGCGGGTGCGCCTCGTCGATGATCCCCTCGCCGGCCATCCGCTCGAAGTAGTCCTCGAGCTGGGGCGTGCCGTAGACGATCTCCATGCCGCGCCCGCCGAGGACGAAGGACGGACGGACGAGGACCGGGTAGCCGATCTCCACCGCGACCTCACGGGCGCCGTCGAGGTCGGTCGCGGTGCCGTTGCGCGGAGCGAGAAGCCCCGCCTCGTCGAGGATCCGCGAGAACGCGCCGCGCTCCTCCGCGAGGTCGATGTTCGCGGGGGTGGTGCCGAGGATGGGCACGCCGGCCGCCTCGAGGCCCGCGGCGAGCCCGAGCGCCGTCTGGCCGCCCAGCTGCACGACGACGCCGACGAGCTCGCCGGACTGCGACTCCGCGTGGATGACCTCGAGCACGTCCTCGAGAGTCAGCGGCTCGAAGTAGAGGCGGTCCGAGGTGTCGTAGTCGGTCGAGACCGTCTCGGGGTTGCAGTTGATCATGATCGTCTCGAAGCCCGCGTCCGAGAGCGCGAACGAGGCGTGCACGCAGGAGTAGTCGAACTCGACCCCCTGGCCGATGCGGTTGGGGCCGGAGCCCAGGATGACGACCTTGCGGCGGTCGGCGGCGACGACCTCCGTCTCCTCGTCGTACGAGGAGTAGTGGTACGGCGTGAGCGCCGGGAACTCGCCCGCGCAGGTGTCGACGGTCTTGTAGACCGGGCGCACGTCCAGCGCGTAGCGGGTGCGGCGGACCTCCGCCTCGTCGAGCCCGCGGAGCTCGGCGATCTGCGCGTCCGAGAAGCCGTGGTCCTTCGCCAGGCGGAGGAGTCCGGCGTCGAGGCCGTCGTGCTCGCGCACCAGGTCGGCGATCTCGTTGATCAGCACGATCTGGTCGAGGAACCAGGGGTCGATCTTCGTGGACTCGAACGCCTGCTCGACCGTGGCTCCCAGGCGCAGCGCCTGCTGCACGGTGACGATGCGGCCGTCGGTCGGGGTCCTCGCGATCTCGAGGAGCTCCTCGACCGAGCGCTCCTGCGCGCCCCAGTGGAACGACGAGCCGCGCTTCTCGAGCGAGCGGAGCGCCTTCTGCAGCGCCTGCGCGTAGTTGCGGCCGATCGCCATCGCCTCGCCCACCGACTTCATGGTCGTGGTCAGCGTCTTGTCGGCGGCCGGGAACTTCTCGAACGCGAACCGCGGGACCTTCACGACCACGTAGTCCAGCGTCGGCTCGAAGCTCGCCGGCGTCACCTTGGTGATGTCGTTCGGGATCTCGTCCAGGCGGTAGCCGATGGCGAGCTTCGCGGCGATCTTGGCGATCGGGAAGCCGGTCGCCTTGGAGGCGAGGGCGGAGGAGCGGGAGACGCGCGGGTTCATCTCGATCACGATGATCCGGCCGTCCGCCGGGTCGATCGCGAACTGGATGTTGCAGCCGCCGGTGTCCACGCCCACGTCGCGGATGATCCGGATGCCGATGTCGCGCAGCTTCTGGTACTCGCGGTCGGTGAGGGTCAGCGCCGGTGCGACGGTGATCGAGTCGCCCGTGTGCACGCCGACGGGGTCGACGTTCTCGATCGAGCAGACGACGACCGTGTTGTCGGCCGTGTCGCGCATGAGCTCGAGCTCGTACTCCTTCCAGCCGAGGATCGACTCCTCCAGGAGCACCTCGGTGGTGGGGCTCTGGTGCAGGCCGTCGCCGACCATCCGCACCAGCTCCTCGCGGGTGTAGGCGAAGCCGGAGCCCAGGCCGCCCATGGTGAACGACGGGCGGATGACGAGGGGGTAGCCCAGGTCCTCGGCGTACTCGATCGCCTCGTCGACGGTGTGCGCGATGTAGGACTTCGCGACGTCGGCGCCCGCGTCCAGCACCAGCTGCTTGAAGATCTGGCGGTCCTCACCGCGGTTGATCGCCTCGAAGCTCGCGCCGATGAGCTCGACGCCGTACTTCTCGAGGATCCCGAGGTCGTGCAGCTGGATGGCCGCGTTCAGGGCCGTCTGCCCGCCGAGGGTCGGCAGGATCGCGTCCGGCTTCTCCTTGGCGATGATCGCCTCGATCGCCTTGGGCGTGATCGGCTCCACGTAGGTGGCGTCGGCGAAGTCGGGGTCGGTCATGATCGTCGCCGGGTTGGAGTTGACGAGGATCACGCGCACCCCCTCGGCGCGCAGCACGCGGCAGGCCTGGGTGCCGGAGTAGTCGAACTCGACGGCCTGTCCGATGACGATCGGGCCGGAGCCGATGACCAGGACGCTCTGGATGTCTTCCCTGCGCGGCATTACTTCTGCTCTCCGATGCTGCTGGTCGTGGGGATGTCGGTGGGCTCCGAGGCCGCGCGCCCGGCCGTGCGCTGCACGACCATCTCGCGGAAGCGGTCGAAGAGGTGGTTGGAGTCGTGCGGGCCGGCCGCCGCCTCCGGGTGGTACTGCACCGAGAAGGCGGGGATGTCGAGGCAGCGCAGGCCCTCGACGACCGAGTCGTTGAGGGAGTAGTGGCTGACCTCGACGCGGCCGAAGCCCTCGGGCGAGTCCAGCTCGCCCTCGATCGGCGCGTCCACGGCGAACCCGTGGTTCTGCGAGGTGATCTCCACGCGGCCGGTGAGCTTGTCGAGCACGGGCTGGTTGATCCCGCGGTGGCCGAAGGGGAGCTTGTAGGTGCCGAAGCCGAGAGCGCGCCCGAGCAGCTGGTTGCCGAAGCAGATGCCGAAGAACGGCAGGTCGGCGCGCAGGGTGGTGCGCAGCAGCTCGACGTGGCGGTCCGAGGCCTCGGGGTCGCCGGGGCCGTTGGAGAAGAAGAGCGCGGACGGGTCGAGCGCGAGCACCTGCTCGGCGGTCACCGACTCGGGCAGCACGTGCACGTCGAAGCCGCGCTCCGCGAGGTAGTTGACCGTCGAGGTCTTCACCCCCAGGTCGATGACCGCGACCGAGCCGACGCGCTCGCCGCGGGCGGGCACCGTGTACTGCTCGTCGGTCGAGACCGAGGAGGAGAGGTTGAGCCCCTGCATCTGCCGGCCGCCGAGGACCAGCGCGAGCTGCTCCTCCTCGGGGAGGGCGAGGTCCTCGCCGGAGAACACGCCGGCGCGCATCGAGCCCGCCGAGCGGATGTGGCGGGTGATCGCCCGGGTGTCGACGCCGGAGATCCCGACGATGCCGTCGGTCTCCAGGTCGTCGCCGAGGGAGCGCTGCGCGCGGAAGTTGGAGACGACGCGGGAGGGGTCGCGGACGACGTAGCCGGCGACCCAGATGCGGCGCGACTCCATGTCCTCGTCGTTGGTCCCGGTGTTGCCGATGTGGGGCGCGGTCTGCACGACGATCTGGCCGGCGTAGCTCGGGTCGGTCAGCGTCTCCTGGTACCCGGTCATGCCGGTGGCGAAGACGATCTCGCCCAGGGTGCGGCCTCGGGCGCCGTAGGCCTGTCCCCGGAATCGTCGTCCGTCCTCGAGGACGAGGACGGCGGTGGGTTCGGTGCTGAGGCGTGTCGTTGGCACGGACTAGGAGCCCTTCTGGGTCGTGTCGGGGCCGCCGTCGGCGGCTCCGGGGTGGGAGGGGGAGGAACGGAGGCCGGCGAGGCGCTGCAGCTCGGCGACCAGGTGCGCCCGGAGGGCGGGCTCGGCCACGCGGAGGTAGCTGTCGACGGTCTCGTCGCCGCGGGGCGACCAGGAGATCACGAGCAGGCCGCCCTCCTCGACGACGCGGTCGATCACGTAGCTGCCCTGGCCCGCTCCGCGCAGGAGGGAGGCCGGGATCACCGTCTCGCGCTCGCCGACGGGGGCGATCACGACGCCGCGCTCGTGGAGGCGCAGCACCGCGTTGCCGCGGAAGCCGAGCCCCGGCAGCACGACGCGCTCGAGCGGCTGCTCGAAGCGGGTCGTGGCCACGTACGGGAGGTCGACGCGCTCGACCTCGGCGCCCAGCGAGGACGCGGGCACGGGCTCCGGCGCGAGGGCGGCCGAGCGGCGGCGCCGCGCGCGCCAGGAGAGCAGCATGCCGACGAAGACGAGGACGACGACCGCGGCGATGACGATCGTGATCGCGGCCCTATCCACGGGAGGCCTTCGCGGAGCCGGCGACGACCGCCGCGTCGACGAGCTCGCCGTCCAGCACGGTCGGGAAGCCCCGGTGGAGGGTGGCGACGACGCGGCCCGGCAGCTCGCGACCGAGGTACGGGGAGTTGCCGCTGCGGCCGCGCAGGTCCTCGACGGAGAAGCGGCGTCGCGCCTCCGGGTCGTAGAGCACGACGTTCGCGGCGGCCCCGACGGCGAGGCCCCGGTCGTAGCCGTCGAGCCGGCCGATGCGGGCGGGGGCGGAGGAGAGCACGCGCGCGACGTCGGACCAGCTCATCCGCCCGTC
This window harbors:
- a CDS encoding primosomal protein N' → MATSGAVARVLLDSPLPQLDRLLDYAVPEELRGEVVPGVRVRVPLRTGGRIADAFVVETGEGTEHAGALSGIEELVSPLVVLTPEVWALARRVADRASGGASDVLRLAVPRRHVRVEKARLAAGPAPAAPAVEAGGVTGYPDASFVGLAEGARLAVGAVPAPVRLDSGAWVGGWAVTLAELARDALAAGRDAILAVPDYRDQEQLELALAALVPAEAVVRLDARQKGAERYSAFVRCLDPGPRVVVGNRSVLYAPSSALGLIALWDDGDPLFAEPLAPYAHARDVALVRQEQSGAGLVLLGNTRTVEVERLVEIGFATEVEPRPSRRPHVVPTAQQWAADEHDAAARIPSSAWREARKALDSGPVLVQVARPGYAPVVACARCRTVARCNRCQGPLGVHSEGGRPSCGWCGLIAADWTCSVCEATALRLVSLGAGRTAEELGRAFPGAKVIVADGQRPVLTLPDEPALVVATRGAEPRADGGYHAVLLLDGERMLARESLRVADDALRTWSNAAALARPGAPVLLVGVGGRLATALATWRQAEYLRAELQERRALRFPPAVRLATVSGDAHAVEEALDALDEDDRHEVLGPVGLEDGSVRAIVRFDYARGADVAARLRSAVIRNATRRRRPPTTPGRFRPAPRLRVRLDDPDIL
- the metK gene encoding methionine adenosyltransferase, encoding MTSGPLRLFTSESVTEGHPDKICDQISDRILDALLREDPHSRVAVETLVTTGLVHVAGEVSTSGYVEIPKIVRDTIVEIGYDSSEKGFDGRSCGVSVSIGQQSPEIAAGVDTALEVRSSEAGEDAFDRQGAGDQGLMFGFATDETPEYMPLPSWLSHRLAERLAAVRKSGELDYLRPDGKTQVTIGYDGTTPSTIDTVVLSTQHAEHVSTETIHADIAAHVIRPVLETVDLDSSAVRLLINPTGRFEIGGPQGDAGLTGRKIIVDTYGGASRHGGGAFSGKDPSKVDRSAAYAMRWVAKNAVAAGLASRLEVQVAYAIGKAAPVGLYVETFGTGTVSDETITEAIRSVFDLRPAAIIHALDLLRPIYAQTAAYGHFGRELPDFTWERLDRVDDLRSAAGLS
- the coaBC gene encoding bifunctional phosphopantothenoylcysteine decarboxylase/phosphopantothenate--cysteine ligase CoaBC, with amino-acid sequence MGSSLEAGRRLNVVVGITGGIAAYKAVGVVRALVLAEHDVHVVATEAALRFVGKPTLEAISRNPVHTELYEGVAEVRHVAIGQAADLIVIAPATAHTLAKLAAGLADDLLGNTVLASTAPLVVAPAMHTEMWANAATVANTAVLRSRGVHVVGPAVGRLTGADSGPGRMEEPETIVAEALAVHARSASARRDLAGVRVLVTAGGTREPLDPVRFVGNRSSGRQGVALALAAAARGAEVTLLAANLDVPAPEGVTVLPVGTALELREAALAAATGADVVIMAAAVADYRPAAVADAKIKKEQQGDRLVLELVKNPDVLAEISASRREGQIVVGFAAETEPDRDAMLALGRAKIARKGCDLLVLNRVGWAEGFQSDSNAVVVLDRAGDIVGEASGSKAEVADRVLDAVVR
- the rpoZ gene encoding DNA-directed RNA polymerase subunit omega, with the translated sequence MANNLGIIDPPIDELLSKVDSKYALVIFASKRARQINDYYADLHEGSLFDNVGPLVDSTIDDKPLSVALHEINEDKLVAKPLAE
- the gmk gene encoding guanylate kinase, giving the protein MRRPSPPEVDRRAASEAAIAARRARAAVKKAVAAGRRPATAVLAAAQAEPLGVEGRMRVSELLRAVPALGVVKTPRVMDQLRIAESKRLGGLGRRQVEGLASFLEERESRQRRPGRNRLLVLAGPTAVGKGTVSTYIRENYPDVLLSVSATTRAPRPGEVNGVSYYFVDDAEFDRMVAAGEFLEYAVVHNAHRYGTPRGPIDAALEQGRQVMLEIDIQGARQVRERMPDARLVFLLPPSWDELVRRLVGRGTESAEEQERRLATAKVELAAQDEFDFAVVNSTVPEAAREVVELMSPRADGAPADPGR
- the pyrF gene encoding orotidine-5'-phosphate decarboxylase; this translates as MSGGAAGTASFGSRLEAAFAAHGRLCVGIDPHAYLLDAWGLADDAAGLESFGRTVVEAAAGRVGVVKPQIAFFERHGSAGYAALERVLADAREAGLLVIADVKRGDIGTSVTAYAEAWLRPGSPLEADAMTAAAYQGLGSLEGMLTLAEEAGKGVFVLAATSNPEARPVQRALVQDGDRAGSTVARAVVADVASWNDAHARASIGSVGVVLGATVALGDFGIGIDEPLHPALPVLAPGFGHQGAAVADAQRLFGALSAATIISESRSVLGAGPSGIAAEITRRATDIQETLVR
- the carB gene encoding carbamoyl-phosphate synthase large subunit encodes the protein MPRREDIQSVLVIGSGPIVIGQAVEFDYSGTQACRVLRAEGVRVILVNSNPATIMTDPDFADATYVEPITPKAIEAIIAKEKPDAILPTLGGQTALNAAIQLHDLGILEKYGVELIGASFEAINRGEDRQIFKQLVLDAGADVAKSYIAHTVDEAIEYAEDLGYPLVIRPSFTMGGLGSGFAYTREELVRMVGDGLHQSPTTEVLLEESILGWKEYELELMRDTADNTVVVCSIENVDPVGVHTGDSITVAPALTLTDREYQKLRDIGIRIIRDVGVDTGGCNIQFAIDPADGRIIVIEMNPRVSRSSALASKATGFPIAKIAAKLAIGYRLDEIPNDITKVTPASFEPTLDYVVVKVPRFAFEKFPAADKTLTTTMKSVGEAMAIGRNYAQALQKALRSLEKRGSSFHWGAQERSVEELLEIARTPTDGRIVTVQQALRLGATVEQAFESTKIDPWFLDQIVLINEIADLVREHDGLDAGLLRLAKDHGFSDAQIAELRGLDEAEVRRTRYALDVRPVYKTVDTCAGEFPALTPYHYSSYDEETEVVAADRRKVVILGSGPNRIGQGVEFDYSCVHASFALSDAGFETIMINCNPETVSTDYDTSDRLYFEPLTLEDVLEVIHAESQSGELVGVVVQLGGQTALGLAAGLEAAGVPILGTTPANIDLAEERGAFSRILDEAGLLAPRNGTATDLDGAREVAVEIGYPVLVRPSFVLGGRGMEIVYGTPQLEDYFERMAGEGIIDEAHPLLVDRFLDDAIEIDVDALFDGEQLYIGGVMEHIEEAGIHSGDSACTLPPVTLGRRQIDQVREATLAIAKGVGVRGLLNVQFAIGQGVLYVLEANPRASRTVPFVSKALGIPLAKAASRLMVGETIAALKAEGLLPERDGSDVPMDSPIAVKEAVLPFKRFRTKEGQIVDSLLGPEMRSTGEVMGIDRDFPRAFAKSQDAAYGGMPASGTVFISVADRDKRSIVLPALRLRQLGFDILATEGTAEVLNRNGIQARVVRKYSETAEGDAPSIVELIARDEVDVVINTPSGGATRADGYEIRAAAVAADKPLFTTIAQLAAAVASLDAANEPFEVTSLQDYALRRAERTA